From one Triticum aestivum cultivar Chinese Spring chromosome 4B, IWGSC CS RefSeq v2.1, whole genome shotgun sequence genomic stretch:
- the LOC123091985 gene encoding ubiquitin-like-specific protease ESD4, translating into MDTDAQLRFNCRKRCLPADGRLDDHWRGQQRKRRGVRVLVPDCFLVPPPEAKSADFDMWDYIRSIPDMWDNGLRLLKDWVRASKDVPQDPPDLTYLTKNNDVKPGRLVGSWKIENSRKVALKAVKPRWKDLLEETRHNDKRLREIGDEVAFLEKTLEEQRKLAEPPKEDLSQFFVPLTAEDEKEVQDCLYGNGSSSKVLVLHEPSNIEVSREKFRCLRPHGWLNDEVINLYLELLKERGIREPKRFLKCHFFNTFFYKKLACGKTGYDYKSVKRWTTSRKLGYELIECDKIFVPVHQNVHWCLAVINIKAKTVQYLDSLGGNDLRVYEMLARYIVDEVKDKSNKEIDISSGTKESIDCIPLQENGFDCGMFMLKYIDFLSRGVSLSFGQEHMEYFRRRTAKEILRLRAD; encoded by the exons ATGGACACGGACGCACAACTCCGCTTTAATTGCCGCAAGCGCTGCCTACCGGCTGACGGTCGCCTCGACGACCACTGGCGCGGCCAGCAGCGCAAGCGCCGCGGCGTCCGCGTCCTCGTTCCCGACTGCTTCCTCGTGCCCCCGCCGGAAGCCAAATCCGCTGATTTCGACATGTGGGACTACATCCGCAGCATCCCGGACATGTGGGACAACGGCCTGAGGCTGCTTAAGGACTGGGTCCGTGCGTCCAAGGATGTGCCGCAGGATCCGCCGGATCTCACGTATCTCACCAAGAACAACGATGTGAAGCCAGGGCGCCTGGTGGGGAGTTGGAAAATAGAGAACTCCAGGAAGGTCGCCTTGAAGGCGGTGAAACCGCGTTGGAAGGATCTCCTCGAGGAGACGAGACATAATGACAAGAGGTTGCGCGAGATCGGCGACGAGGTGGCCTTTCTGGAGAAGACGCttgaggagcagaggaagctggcTGAGCCGCCTAAGGAG GATCTGTCTCAATTCTTTGTACCTCTAACTGCTGAAGATGAAAAGGAAGTTCAGGATTGTTTGTATGGTAATGGTTCAAG TAGCAAAGTCCTGGTGCTGCATGAACCGTCTAACATTGAGGTTAGCAGGGAAAAATTTCGGTGTTTGAGACCACATGGTTGGTTAAATGATGAG GTCATTaatttgtaccttgaattgttaaaGGAGAGGGGAATAAGAGAACCAAAAAGGTTCTTGAAATGCCATTTCTTCAATACATTTTTTTATAAGAAG CTTGCTTGTGGAAAAACTGGATATGACTACAAATCTGTAAAAAGATGGACTACCTCCAGGAAGTTGGGTTATGAGCTCATTGAATGTGATAAA ATCTTTGTCCCCGTACATCAAAATGTGCATTGGTGTTTGGCAGTTATAAACATAAAGGCGAAGACAGTACAATATCTTGATTCTCTTGGCGGCAATGATCTTCGTGTATACGAAATGCTG GCTAGATATATTGTAGATGAAGTGAAGGACAAGAGTAATAAAGAGATTGACATAAGTTCTGGGACCAAAGAAtctattgattgtattcctttacAAGAGAATGG GTTTGATTGTGGTATGTTTATGCTCAAGTACATTGATTTCCTCAGCAGAGGAGTCAGCTTATCTTTTGGTCAG GAACACATGGAATACTTTCGGAGGAGAACAGCTAAGGAAATCTTAAGACTAAGGGCTGACTAA